A genome region from Manihot esculenta cultivar AM560-2 chromosome 5, M.esculenta_v8, whole genome shotgun sequence includes the following:
- the LOC110614781 gene encoding abscisic acid receptor PYL9, translating to MNAGDAYGVVEAQYIWRHHRHQPKENQCTSALVKHIKAPVHLVWSLVRRFDQPQKYKPFVSRCVVNGETGEPGIGSVREVNVKSGLPATTSTEMLELLDDEEHILGIKIVGGDHRLKNYSSIMTVHPEVIDGRHGTLVIESFVVDVPEGNTKDETCYFVKALIQCNLKSLADVSERMAVQGWLNPSIDSE from the exons ATGAACGCCGGTGATGCTTACGGTGTAGTGGAGGCACAGTACATATGGAGACACCATAGACACCAGCCTAAAGAGAACCAGTGcacttctgctctcgtcaagcACATCAAAGCTCCTGTTCATCTT GTTTGGTCACTGGTGAGGCGATTCGATCAGCCGCAGAAGTACAAGCCATTTGTGAGTAGGTGCGTTGTGAATGGGGAGACTGGAGAGCCTGGGATTGGAAGCGTCAGGGAAGTGAATGTTAAATCTGGACTTCCTGCTACCACTAGCACCGAGATGCTGGAACTCCTTGACGATGAGGAGCACATTCTTGGAATCAAGATTGTTGGTGGAGATCATAGGCTAAAG AACTACTCATCAATCATGACTGTCCATCCTGAGGTTATTGATGGAAGACATGGGACGTTAGTTATAGAGTCATTTGTGGTGGACGTGCCTGAGGGGAACACTAAGGATGAAACATGTTATTTTGTGAAGGCTCTCATCCAGTGCAATCTCAAATCTTTGGCTGACGTTTCAGAGAGGATGGCGGTGCAGGGCTGGTTGAACCCATCAATCGATTCTGAATAA
- the LOC110614780 gene encoding pentatricopeptide repeat-containing protein At4g01030, mitochondrial, translated as MDKLSPFHRHHNPPLSQNPVTHKPKPTTLSPATLSLAPTSSFSETTSLSASPPPHSYKHFPNFRFLDNLSDVKTLDSVKATHAQMMKTCNVCISDSMAKTLITSYLEHGDFRSAAMVFFVGFARNYVMWTSFLEEFESYGGDPIQVLQVFQELHFKGVLFDSRIFTVILKICIRAMDSWMGLEVHASLIKRGFELDTYVKSALLNFYERCWGVESANQVFYEMPERDDLLWNEAILVNLKNERFVNALKLFTGMQFSFAKANASTLLKMLQACGKHGALTEGKQIHGYVIKHKLESNLSICNSLINMYSRNGKLKLARRVFDSMKDRNLSTWNSIMSSYSALGYVKDAWNLFHKMESSGVKPDIITWNCLLSGHAVHGSYIEILPILKEMQAAGFRPNSGSITSVLQAVTELRLLNVGKENHAYVIRNGLNYDIYVETSLLDMYVKNDRLTISRAIFNTMRNKNIVAWNSLITGYAFKGHFYDARRLLNDMEEEGITPDLVTWNGLVSGFSLWGHNEEALAVIQDIKSSGLAPNVVSWTALISACSQKGNYRESLEYFVQMQQEGIKPNSSTLSSLLRTCGGLSLLKKGKEIHCFSTRNGFMEDVYIATALIDMYSKSGHLKSAHEVFRRTKNKTLACWNCMIMGYSIYGLGKEAISLFREMQEADILPDSITFTALLSACKNSGLVDEGWDYFDSMSKDYGIKPTIEHYSCMVDLLGRAGYLDEAWDFIQTMPLKPDATIWGAFLGSCRIHTNLEFAEIAAKELFKLEPYNSANYVLMMNLYAMSNRWEDVELIRGLMGEKGVKIREVWSWIQINNTVHVFSAGGKPHDAEGEIYFELYQLVSEMKKLGYVPDIDCVYQNTDEEEKEKALLSHTEKLAIAYGLIKTKNSAPIRVIKNTRICSDCHTAAKYISLARGVEIFLRDGVRFHHLKAGRCSCNDFW; from the coding sequence ATGGACAAGCTTTCTCCGTTTCACCGCCACCATAACCCGCCTCTAAGTCAAAATCCAGTAACCCACAAGCCTAAGCCAACTACTCTTTCACCTGCTACTCTTTCTCTTGCTCCCACATCTTCCTTCTCTGAGACCACCTCTCTCTCTGCCTCACCACCGCCTCATTCTTATAAGCATTTCCCAAATTTTCGATTCTTAGATAACCTGAGTGATGTTAAAACTCTGGATTCGGTTAAAGCAACGCATGCCCAGATGATGAAAACGTGCAACGTTTGTATTTCCGATTCCATGGCTAAAACTTTGATCACTTCTTACTTAGAACATGGTGATTTTAGGTCGGCTGCAATGGTTTTCTTCGTGGGTTTTGCACGGAATTACGTTATGTGGACTTCTTTCTTGGAGGAATTCGAGAGCTATGGCGGCGATCCAATTCAAGTTCTCCAGGTTTTTCAAGAATTGCATTTTAAAGGAGTGCTATTTGATAGTAGAATATTTACTGTCATTTTGAAAATTTGCATTAGAGCAATGGATTCATGGATGGGTTTGGAAGTTCATGCTAGTTTGATCAAGAGGGGATTTGAATTAGATACTTACGTGAAGAGTGCACTATTGAATTTCTATGAGAGATGCTGGGGAGTGGAAAGTGCTAACCAAGTATTCTATGAGATGCCAGAAAGGGATGATCTCTTGTGGAATGAGGCAATCTTGGTCAATCTGAAGAATGAGAGATTTGTTAATGCTCTAAAACTGTTTACAGGAATGCAATTTTCCTTTGCAAAAGCCAATGCAAGTACACTTTTGAAGATGCTACAAGCCTGTGGAAAGCATGGAGCCCTCACTGAAGGGAAGCAGATACATGGGTATGTTATAAAACATAAATTGGAATCAAATTTGTCCATATGCAATTCCTTGATTAACATGTACTCTAGAAACGGCAAACTTAAACTAGCAAGAAGAGTTTTTGATTCAATGAAAGATCGTAACTTGTCTACCTGGAATTCAATTATGTCAAGCTATAGTGCTCTTGGTTACGTGAAAGATGCTTGGAATCTTTTCCATAAGATGGAATCATCTGGAGTAAAACCTGACATAATAACCTGGAATTGCCTTTTATCAGGCCATGCTGTTCATGGCTCGTATATAGAAATCCTCCCAATTTTGAAAGAAATGCAAGCTGCAGGTTTTAGACCGAATTCAGGCTCTATTACTAGTGTCCTTCAAGCTGTCACTGAATTGAGGCTCTTGAATGTTGGGAAAGAAAATCATGCTTATGTGATCAGAAATGGACTCAACTATGATATATATGTTGAAACTTCACTGTTAGACATGTATGTGAAGAACGATCGTTTAACAATTTCTCGGGCAATTTTCAACACTATGAGGAACAAGAATATTGTTGCTTGGAATTCGCTAATCACAGGATATGCATTCAAGGGCCATTTTTATGATGCTAGAAGACTGTTGAATGATATGGAAGAGGAAGGGATTACACCAGATCTAGTTACATGGAATGGCCTAGTTTCTGGGTTCTCATTGTGGGGCCATAATGAGGAAGCTTTGGCTGTAATTCAAGATATCAAAAGTTCAGGATTAGCTCCAAATGTGGTTTCATGGACTGCCCTGATATCAGCTTGTTCGCAGAAGGGTAATTACAGGGAATCCTTGGAGTATTTCGTCCAAATGCAACAAGAAGGAATTAAACCGAATTCTTCGACTCTATCGAGCTTACTAAGAACTTGTGGGGGTCTATCTCTGTTAAAGAAGGGTAAAGAAATTCATTGTTTCAGTACAAGAAATGGCTTCATGGAAGATGTATATATAGCCACAGCACTCATTGACATGTACAGTAAGTCAGGCCACTTAAAGAGTGCCCATGAAGTTTTCAGGAGAACTAAGAACAAAACATTAGCCTGTTGGAATTGCATGATCATGGGATATTCCATTTATGGCCTTGGAAAGGAGGCAATTTCACTCTTTCGTGAAATGCAAGAGGCAGACATCCTGCCAGATTCCATAACCTTCACTGCTCTGCTATCTGCCTgcaagaactcaggtttggttGATGAAGGATGGGATTACTTTGATAGTATGAGCAAAGATTATGGCATAAAGCCAACAATTGAGCATTACTCTTGCATGGTAGATCTTCTTGGAAGAGCCGGTTATCTAGACGAAGCCTGGGACTTCATTCAAACAATGCCATTAAAACCAGATGCCACTATTTGGGGTGCTTTTCTTGGATCATGTAGAATCCATACAAACTTGGAATTTGCAGAGATAGCAGCCAAGGAACTTTTCAAGTTAGAACCATATAATTCTGCTAATTATGTTCTGATGATGAACTTGTATGCCATGTCAAACAGATGGGAGGATGTGGAGCTTATAAGAGGTCTCATGGGCGAAAAGGGGGTAAAAATCCGGGAAGTATGGAGCTGGATACAAATTAATAACACAGTTCATGTCTTCTCTGCTGGGGGGAAACCCCATGATGCTGAAGGGGAGATATACTTTGAATTGTATCAGTTGGTTTCCGAAATGAAGAAACTAGGATACGTGCCTGATATCGACTGTGTGTATCAGAACactgatgaagaagagaaggagaagGCCCTGCTTAGTCATACAGAAAAATTGGCCATTGCTTATGGACTGATCAAGACAAAGAATAGTGCACCCATCAGAGTGATAAAGAACACAAGAATTTGCTCCGACTGCCACACAGCAGCAAAATACATATCGCTGGCTCGGGGCGTTGAGATTTTCCTAAGGGATGGTGTTCGGTTTCACCATTTGAAGGCAGGGAGGTGTTCTTGCAATGACTTCTGGTAA
- the LOC122723727 gene encoding chitinase domain-containing protein 1: MAKRRDRRLVQSSDRREPRGDPSTQVDQFSESAASDRKLIAIFILFFIVIPAVSVLVYRIKYAPNTYGTESHARQDGRVKTDLKYEEILSENSKVSKNASHRQYTYPVLAYITPWNSKGYEMAKRFTNKFTHLSPVWYDLRSQGTELILEGRHNADRGWISELRMKGGALVLPRVVLEAFPSEMLRKKKLRDKAIELVVSECKEMEYDGIVLESWSRWAAYGILSDPDMRNKALKFIKQLGHAIHSVSSSRSSKQPLQLVYVIGPPHSEKLQVHDFGPEDLQSLNDAVDGFSLMTYDFSSPHNPGPNAPLKWIHFTLQLLLGTTGNARTLAHKVFLGINFYGNDFLLSEGSGGGAIIGRDYLSLLEKHKPFLRWEENSAEHFFLYFDDENKKHAVFYPSLMSISLRLEEARSWGTGISIWEIGQGLDYFFDLL, encoded by the exons ATGGCGAAGAGGCGAGATCGCCGACTCGTGCAGAGTTCAGATCGCCGTGAACCCCGCGGCGACCCGTCCACTCAAGTGGACCAATTCAGCGAGTCAGCAGCTTCAGATCGCAAGCTCATTGCCATTTTCATCCTCTTCTTCATCGTAATTCCCGCCGTCTCTGTGCTGGTATACCGTATCAAATATGCTCCGAATACATACGGAACGGAGTCACATGCACGCCAAGATGGGCGTGTTAAAACTGATTTGAAGTACGAAGAAATCCTCAGT GAGAATTCAAAGGTTTCAAAGAATGCATCTCATCGGCAGTATACATATCCAGTATTGGCCTACATTACTCCCTG GAATTCTAAAGGTTATGAAATGGCAAAAAGGTTCACCAACAAGTTTACTCATTTATCGCCTGTCTGGTATGACCTGAGGAG CCAAGGTACCGAGTTAATACTGGAAGGGAGACATAATGCTGATAGAGGATGGATCTCAGAACTTAGAATGAAAGGAGGTGCTCTG GTGTTACCTAGAGTTGTTCTGGAAGCATTTCCAAGTGAGATGCTTAGGAAGAAGAAACTAAGGGATAAAGCTATTGAGCTTGTAGTATCAGAGTGCAA GGAAATGGAATATGATGGCATCGTGCTTGAGTCTTGGTCAAGGTGGGCGGCTTACGGCATCTTGAGCGATCCAGACATGAGGAATAAG GCCTTGAAGTTTATAAAACAACTTGGGCATGCCATCCACTCTGTCAGCTCATCAAGAAGCAGTAAGCAACCTTTACAGTTGGTCTATGTTATAGGGCCACCACACTCGGAGAAGCTTCAAGTGCATGATTTTGGTCCAGAGGATCTTCAGAGCTTGAATGATGCTGTAGATGGTTTCTCACTCATGACCTATGACTTCTCAAGTCCTCATAATCCTGGTCCAAATGCGCCTTTGAAGTGGATCCATTTCACCTTGCAGCTGCTGCTTGGCACTACTGGCAATGCCCGGACCCTAGCTCATAAAGTGTTTCTTGGCATCAATTTTTACGGAAATGATTTTCTACTATCTGAAG GTTCTGGCGGGGGAGCTATTATTGGGAGAGATTACCTCTCTTTGTTGGAGAAGCACAAACCTTTCTTGCGATGGGAGGAGAACAGTGCGGAGCATTTTTTCCTCTATTTTgatgatgaaaataaaaaacatgCAGTGTTCTACCCATCGTTAATGTCAATTTCTCTACGGCTAGAAGAGGCTCGATCATGGGGAACTGGTATCTCGATTTGGGAAATTGGGCAAGGTTTGGATTACTTTTTTGATCTTCTGTGA